The genomic stretch AACTTTAGGAGTTCATGGGGCTAATCGTTTAGCTAGTAATTCTTTATTAGATGGGTTAGTATATGCTAAACGGGCTGCTGAAACGGCTGTGAAATATAGTCAAAGTTTGCAATTGAATTGTGATAATGTGAGCTTCAATTATAATCGACAATTAGCAAATAACTCTTCATTAGATGGATTGAAAGAGAAGCTTCAGAATTTGATGATGGAGAAGGTAGGCATTGTTCGGTGTAAAGCTGAATTAGAAGAAGCAGTTAGCAGATTGCAAAATTTAAATGAATATTTAACTAAAGATTATTCTTCACCCAAAGGATTTGAAGTACAGAATTTAATAACTATAGCTTATTTAGTAACAAAATCAGCATTGATAAGAAAGGAAAGTCGTGGAGCACATTATCGTAGTGACTGTCCAGATAGTAAAACTAAATGGCAGAAGCATATCTTATTACAAAGAGATAGAGAGTGGGAGGGATTTGGCATTGAATTTAAATAAAAAAGAGGTTATAAAGATAATTAATACTGCTTTAATAGAAGATATTGGGACTGGTGATATTACTACAGAAGCAGTATTTGATAATTCTAAACAAGTTAGGGGACAATTAATAGCTAAAGAGGAGGGGATAATTGCTGGTTTAGAAGTAGTTGAATTAGTTTTTAAACAGATTGATTCATCAATTCAATATAAGATTCAAATAGAGGAAGGTAGTCAAGTGAAAGTGGGTACTGTAATTGCAGCTATTTCTGGGGCAGCAGATTCAATTTTGACTGGAGAGAGAGTAGCACTTAATTTTTTACAGAGAATGTCAGCTATTGCTACCAAAGCAGCGGAATATACTAGTTTAGTAGCTGACTATGATGTTCGTATTGTTGATACTCGCAAAACGACTCCGGGACTTAGATTATTAGAAAAGTATGCTGTAAGATTGGGAGGTGGCAACAATCACCGCTTTGGTCTTTATGATGCAGTATTAATTAAAGATAATCATATTCAAGCTGTAGGTTCAATTAAAAAAGCAGTAAAGAAGGCTAAAATCCGTATACCTCATACTATGAAGATTGAAGTAGAGGTAGAGACATTAGCTGAAGTTAAGGAAGCTTTATCAGCTGGAGCAGATATTATTATGTTAGATAATATGTCTCCAGAATTAATGGTAGAAGCAGTAGATATAATTGGTAGTCAGGCTATTACAGAAGCTTCTGGAGGTATAACTGCTGATACAATTATAGAAGTAGCTAAAACAGGAGTTGATATTATTTCTTTAGGAGCTTTAACTCATACTATTTCAGCATTAGATATTAGTCTTAGCTTAGGGAGTGATAGTGGTGGGAAGAATTAAAGATTTTTTGGCTAGCAAGAATATTGAATTATCATTAGAAAGATACGGTATCCAAGCTTTGGGGGCTATGGCTCGCGGTTTATTTGCTTCATTAATTGTAGGACTAATTTTGAAAGTAATAGGGCAAAGATTGAATATTCCGTTATTAGTAGAATTTAGTAAGACGGCTATGGATATGATGGGACCTGCGATTGGAGTAGCTGTTGCTTATGGCTTAGAAGCTCCCCCTCTGGTTATTTTTACTTCAGCAGTAACGGGGGCGGCTGGGGCTGAGTTAGGTGGTCCGGTAGGAGCTTTCATTTCAGCAGTTAGCGGAGCGGAATTTGGGAAGTTAATTTCTAAAGAGACAAAGTTGGATATTGTAATTACTCCCATTGTAGTAATAGTTACTGGATTATTCATAGCTGAATTTGTTGGACCAGGTATTGATAGTTTTATGGAAGGACTTGGACAGGTGATTATGAGAGCAACAAAATTACAACCAGTTCCAATGGGAATTATTGTTTCCGTTTTGATGGGAATGGCTTTAACTTTGCCTATTAGTAGTGCTGCCATTGGTTTGATGTTGAGTTTAAGTGGATTAGCAGCAGGAGCTGCTACTGTCGGATGTAGTGCTCAGATGGTTGGATTTGCAGTAATTAGCTGGAGGGAAAATGGTGTTGGTGGTTTAATTAGTCAAGGTTTAGGAACTTCTATGTTACAGATGCCCAATATCATTAAAAATCCGTATATTTGGATTCCCCCGACTTTGACTGGAGCTATTTTGGGCCCGATTGCTACTACAATAATACCGATGAAGAATATACCGATTGGCTCCGGAATGGGTACGGCTGGTTTGGTGGGACAGTTTGGTACAATTGAAGCTATGGGAACTGGAGTTTTAGATGAAATTATTTTATTGCATTTTATATTACCTGCTATTTTTAGTTTCATAATAGCTGAATTAATGCGTAATTGGAAATTAATTAGAGATGAAGATTTATTGTTGGAGCTATAGTTTATTAGAGGCTATCTGTTTTGGATAGCTTTTTTATTTTAGTAAAAATGATAGAAAATTAAGCAAAGCTATATTAATATCGATATTTGTTAAATTTAAAATAAATTTTGGTAATAGAAGAGGAAATTAGAAAGATTTATCAAAGTATATAAATAGCTAAATGACTAATATAAGTAATTAAAGATAAATTACAGAAAATTTTTCTATGATTTGAGCTAAATATTGTAATAATGATAATTGAAATCTAATAGGATGATAATTGTGATGATATCTTTTTGTTTTATTTAGTTGCCTAAAAATAAATATTGTGCAACTAAAAATTATATTATGATCCTAAAAAGGTAGGTGATATATATGTTAAAGTCTAAAGAGGAAGGGTTATCTGGAGCTGAATTATATGAAAAGTTTTTAAAGGGACAGAATAAGAATAATGGTTATGGGGAGCAAATTAATGGTGGAGATCAGAATCATAACTTTCAACAGGTTTATGCTGATAAATATCAATTACCAGAAAGTTATGATACGAATAGGCTAATATTACAAGTGAAAAATCCAGGATCTATTTTTGCTTATTGGGAGTATACTTATGATAAGCTAAAGGAAGCTGTTGTTAAAGCTGGGTATGAAGGTATAGAGAAAGCTCCATTGGTTTTAAGATTATATGATTTAATGGATAATAAGCAGGAATCGAATCATTATGATATAAATATTACATTAGAACACGATAATTGGTATTTATATGATTTAGATCCTGACCATGCATATGAAGTTGATCTAGGTGTTCTTTCTGATAAATTTCATACAATACTTAAATCTAATCAAGTAAAGACTCCACGTAATAGTATTAGTGACGATTTAGATGAAGAATGGATGACAGTTACAGAGAAAATGGAGAAGATATATACTTTAGCTGGAATAGATGAATTAAAAAATTATAATTCGATTGATATAACACATAAGATGAAAAAAAATATCAATAAATCTCATTTAAAAACAGGATCTAGTTCTTTAGAAGTTTTAAGAAATTCAGATTAGGTAAAGTAACTATTAAAATTTAGAGGTGATTAGTTTTGTCAAAAAATCAAGGATATTTATCGTTAGTATTACATGCTCATTTACCATTTGTCCGTCATCCAGAGCATGATAATTTCTTAGAAGAGAGATGGTTATATGAAGCAATTACGGAAACTTATATTCCATTAATTAAGAATTTTGAGGAACTACGTCAGGACCAGATAGATTATAAGTTAACAATTTCTCTAAGCCCTACTTTAATTTCTATGTTGACAGACTCATTATTACAAAAGCGGTATATTAATCATCTTGATCAATTGATTAAATTAGCTGATCGTGAAGTAAAGCGTACTTCAAATCATTCTCAAAAAAGTAAGACTGCTAGAATGTACTTAGATAAATTTAAAGAAGCAAAAGATATCTTTATTAATCAATATGATAAAAATTTAATTACTGCTTTCAAAGAATTTGAAGAGTTGGGCTATCTGGAGTTAATGATCTGTGGAGCAACTCATGGTTATCTTCCATTAATGAAGGAATATCCCGAGGCAGTACGCGCTCAGATTGAATTAGCAGTTAATACTTATAAACAACATTTTGAAGGGGAACCTCAAGGGATTTGGCTTCCAGAATGTGGTTACTATCCTGGGGTAGATGAAATTTTAGCTGATTATAATTTACGTTTCTTTATTCTTGATACTCATGGTTTATTATATGCTACTCCTAGGCCTAAATATGGAGTTTTTGCCCCTATTTATACTGAATCGGGAGTAGCGGCTTTTGGAAGAGATAATAAGTCATCAAAAAATGTTTGGAGTGCTGAAGAGGGTTATCCAGGAGATTATAATTATCGTGAATATTATCGGGATATTGGATTTGATTTACCTTTTGATTATATTCAACCTTACATTAATCAAAAAATACGAGTCAATACTGGAATGAAATATTATAAAATAACAGGTGAGGATTGTAATTTGCAGGATAAAGAACTGTATGATCATCAGAAGGCTTTAGATAGGGTTAAAACACATGCTAAAGATTTTATTGAAAAGCAGACAGAACAGATTGAAAAGTTAAATGATGTAATGGATAGAAAGCCGATAATTACTGCTCCTTATGATGCGGAATTATTTGGTCATTGGTGGTATGAAGGACCTGATTTTTTGAATAGTTTAATTCGACAACTTGATAGTGATGAAGAGATAATAGATTTAATTTCCCCTTCTGATTATTTGAAAGAATATCCTAAAAATCAAGTTTGTGAACCTCCAATGTGTAGTTGGGGAGCTAATGGGTATAATGATGTCTGGTTAGAAGAGAGTAATGATTGGATTTATCGCCACTTACATCAAGCAGCAGATAAGATGATTGAGTTAGCTACTGAGTATACAGATCCTGACCAATTGCTAGAGAGGACTTTAAATCAAGCAGCTCGTGAATTATTATTGGCTCAAAGTAGTGATTGGGCTTTTATTATGAAGACTAATACTATGGTTGAGTATGCAGTCAAACGGACTAAGAGCCATATACATAGATTTTTCAACCTTTATAATCAAATCAAAACAAATGATATTGATATTGATTGGTTGGAAGAATTAGAAAATAAAGATAATATCTTTCCCAATATTAATTATTCTGTTTATAGTAAAGAGAATTAGTTTATGTAATTATTTATAAAAAGGGGAGATAATATGGAAACTTTAGCCATGATTTTAGCTGGAGGAAAAGGAAGTAGATTAGATATTTTATCGGAGGATAGGGCAAAACCTAGTGTGCCTTTTGCAGGTAAATTTAGAGTTATTGATTTTGTACTAAGCAATTGTGTTCATTCTGAGATTTATAATGTTGGGGTTTTGACTCAATATTTACCGAGATCACTTAATGATCATATTGGCATTGGGAAACCTTGGGACCTCGATAGACAGTTTGGAGGGGTAACTTTATTACAACCGTATACTGGTAAAAAAGGTGGTTGGTATCAGGGGACGGCTCATGCGATTTATCAGAATATGAACTATATAAAAGAGACGGATCCTGATTATGTAATGATTTTATCTAGTGATCATGTTTATAAGATGGATTATTCAAAAATGGTGGAATATCATAAAGAAAAAGAGGCTGATTTAACAATTGCAGTTAAACCTGTTCCTATAGAAGAAGCAACTCAATTTGGGATTTTAGCTACTAATGAAGAAATGAAGATAAATGATTTTCAAGAAAAGCCCGATAATCCATCTAGTAATTTAGCTTCAATGGGAATCTATGTCTTTAGTAAAGATGTTTTGATTAGACGGTTAGAGAAGTTCTGTAATCAGGAAAATTCTGATTTTGGACATCATATTATTCCTCAAATGATTGATACTGCTGATGTATTTGCATATGAATTTACTGGATATTGGCAGGATGTAGGGACACTGAAATCATATTGGGAGACTAATTTAAACCTAACAGGCTTAGTACCGGAAATGGATTTATATGATAATAAATGGAAATTACTTACTCGTAGTGAAGAAAAGCCTCCAGTTAAATTTGGGCCTGATGGGCAGGCAATTGAAAGTCTAATTTCAAATGGAGCAGTTATTAATGGTAAAGTCGAAAATTCAGTTATTTCTCCAGGAGTTTTTATAGAAGAGGATGTAATAGTTAAGAATTCCATTATTTGTAATGATACAAGAGTTGAAAAAGGAGCTGTAATAAATAAGAGTATAATAGATAAAAAAGTGATTATCGGTTCAGAATGTCAAATAGGTTGTAGTGGTGAGAAAAGAGCAAATTTTGAACTTCCTAAAATTTTACATAATGGTTTAAATGTAATTGGTAAAGGAGCTGAAGTTCCAGAAGGAACTTGTATCGAAAAAAACTGTCGTATTTTTCCTAGGATAGAAGAAAAAGATTTTAGAAATAAACTCGTTCAGAGTGGAAGTACTGTTCGGCCACAGACTTAATGTCTACAGCAGGGGGAATAACATGGATAATAGGTTAAAGGTGTTATTTGTTTCACCAGAAGTTAATCCATTTGTAAAAACAGGCGGTTTAGCAGATGTAGCTGGGTCATTACCGCAAGCACTTAAAGAGTTAGGAGTAGATATTAGAGTTGTATTACCAGAATATAGCCAAGTTCCTGATAAGTATTGTAGTGAATTAGAACATATCCTTCATTATAGAACTGAAGTTGGCTGGCGTGATGAGTATGTAGGAATTAATACATTGAATAATAAAGGAGTGCCGACTTATTTTATAGATAATAAGAATTATTTTTATCGTGATACTATATATGGTCATGATGATGAACATATTCAGTTTGCCTATTTTTGCCGTGCTGTTTTAGAGATGTTACCTAAAATTGATTTTAAACCTGATATTATTCATTGTAATGATTGGCAGTCTGGACCGTTGAGTATGATGTTGAAGGAAAATTACAAAAAATATGACTTCTATCAAGATATTAAGACTGTGTATACTATTCATAATTTACGCTATCAGGGTAAATTTGGCAAAGAGATTTTAGAGGATATTTTAGCTTTGGATTCTGTTCATTGGGAATCAGGAGTTGTAAAGCATGATAATGCTGTTAATTATATGAAGATGGGAATTAATATGTCTGATACTATTAACACAGTTAGTAGAACTTATGCTGAAGAAATTAAAACTTCTTATTTTGGAGAGGGACTTGATTATGTAGTTAGAATGAATGCTGATGATGTCTATGGAATTAATAATGGTATCGATTATAAGAAGTATGATCCTTATACTGATAATAAAATTTATGCGAATTATAATATTGATGATTTAGAAAAAAAGGTTGAAAATAAACGAAAATTACAGCAAGATATGGAACTGCCTGTTACAGATGTGCCAGTGATTAGTCTAGTATCGCGCTTAGTAGAACAGAAGGGTTTAGACTTGATTGGACATGTGATTGATGAATTAATGAAAGAAGAAATTCAATTTATTATTTTAGGCACAGGAGAAAGTAGATATGAGGAGATGTTTAAAAAAATAGCTGCACGCTATCCAGATAAAATGGTAGCTAAGATTAAGTATGATTCTATCTTAGCTCAAAAGATTTATGCTGGAAGTGATTTCTTTTTAATGCCTTCTAAGTATGAACCCTGTGGAATAAGTCAATTGATCAGTTTACGATATGGTACGATCCCGATAGTTAGAGAAACTGGTGGTTTAGATGATACTATTCAGGCTTATGATGAAGAAACTGGTGAAGGAAACGGGTTTAGTTTTACCGATTATAATGCATATGATATGTTATATACTATTCGTCGAGCAATTAAGTTTTATAATCGGGTTTCCGATTGGCAGCGATTAATAAAAAATGCAATGAAAAGTGATTTTAGCTGGCATAATTCTGCTAAAAAGTATCTGGAATTGTATCAAAAAACTATTGAACCTGTTGATAAAAGAAGATAGTGATTAAAGAAAATGATAGATTATATTTGAATAGGAGAGGATTATAATGATTTCTGGAAACTTACTAGAAAAGGTAGTGAAAACTGAAATTGAAGAGGTATTAATTGAAAAAGAAAATGTATGTGACTGTGAACAGTGTCAAAGAGATATACTTGCATTAACTCTTAGTAGTTTAAAACCTCGTTATGCAGGAAGTAAAGAAGGGAGAGTTATCTTAGAGAGTACTGATATCTCTAGTGAACAGACAAAAATGGATGTTGTCAAGGAAATTTTAAAGGCAGTTGAGAAAGTAAAAAGAACTCCTCATCATAATAGATAATTTATAATAATATATTATTTACTTTAAAAGAGTTTCTTTCTTTAGAAAGAAACTCTTTTAATTTATATAGATTTTTTAAGAATCTAAAGAAATTATAGAAAAACCTAAAGAAAATTATATTTATAATATAAGAAAATTGATATAATAAATGATCTTTGATATAATTGTCTATAATGATTTGATCTTAATAAGTTTTAATTTTATTTATATTTTAGCTGAATTTAATCGTTAATAAAAGGGGATGAAAGAAACAAATGGATAATGTAATTTTAGCTATTTTAATTTTTAGTATAACTTATTTAGTTATAGTAATTGAAATTTTACCGAAGACAACAATAGCACTTTTTAGTGCTACTTTGATGATTTTATTTAAAATTTTAACTCAACATGAGGCAATTTCTCATATAGATTTTAATACTATTGGTCTTTTAATAGGTATGATGATTATTATTGCTATTATAAAGCGAACAGGATTATTTCAATACCTAGCCATTAAGGCAGCTAAGTTTGCTAATGGAGATCCCATGAAGATTCTATTGATTTTTGCTGTGATTACTGCTATTTCGTCAGCTTTACTTGATAATGTGACAACAGTTTTATTAATGGTGCCGGTTACTTTATTAATTACTGATTCATTAGAGGTAGACCCTACGCCTTTTTTAATTACTCAAATTTTAGCTTCAAATATAGGAGGAACTGCTACTATGATTGGTGACCCTCCTAATATTATGATTGGAAGTGCAACTAGACTTGGATTTTTGGATTTTGTAATTAATTTGGCTCCGATAGTTTTAATTATCTTTTTAATTATTATTTTTATAATTAAAAAGATGTATAAGAATGAATTATCTGTTTCTCAGAAAATTAAAGATAAGATTCTTGAATTTGATGAAACTAAATCACTCCAGAATAAAAAACTGCTTTTCAAATCAATATTTGTATTAGGACTAACAATATTAGGTTTTGGGTTTCATCAAATTTTAGATATTGAATCAGCATTAGTAGCTTTATTTGGTGCATCATTATTATTGGTCATAAGTGACTTAGAACCGGAAAAGGTATTAGAAGATGTGGAATGGACAACGATTTTCTTTTTTACTGGTTTATTTGTAGTGGTAGGTGGTTTA from Sporohalobacter salinus encodes the following:
- a CDS encoding PTS sugar transporter subunit IIC, which translates into the protein MGRIKDFLASKNIELSLERYGIQALGAMARGLFASLIVGLILKVIGQRLNIPLLVEFSKTAMDMMGPAIGVAVAYGLEAPPLVIFTSAVTGAAGAELGGPVGAFISAVSGAEFGKLISKETKLDIVITPIVVIVTGLFIAEFVGPGIDSFMEGLGQVIMRATKLQPVPMGIIVSVLMGMALTLPISSAAIGLMLSLSGLAAGAATVGCSAQMVGFAVISWRENGVGGLISQGLGTSMLQMPNIIKNPYIWIPPTLTGAILGPIATTIIPMKNIPIGSGMGTAGLVGQFGTIEAMGTGVLDEIILLHFILPAIFSFIIAELMRNWKLIRDEDLLLEL
- a CDS encoding glucose-1-phosphate adenylyltransferase, which translates into the protein METLAMILAGGKGSRLDILSEDRAKPSVPFAGKFRVIDFVLSNCVHSEIYNVGVLTQYLPRSLNDHIGIGKPWDLDRQFGGVTLLQPYTGKKGGWYQGTAHAIYQNMNYIKETDPDYVMILSSDHVYKMDYSKMVEYHKEKEADLTIAVKPVPIEEATQFGILATNEEMKINDFQEKPDNPSSNLASMGIYVFSKDVLIRRLEKFCNQENSDFGHHIIPQMIDTADVFAYEFTGYWQDVGTLKSYWETNLNLTGLVPEMDLYDNKWKLLTRSEEKPPVKFGPDGQAIESLISNGAVINGKVENSVISPGVFIEEDVIVKNSIICNDTRVEKGAVINKSIIDKKVIIGSECQIGCSGEKRANFELPKILHNGLNVIGKGAEVPEGTCIEKNCRIFPRIEEKDFRNKLVQSGSTVRPQT
- a CDS encoding late competence development ComFB family protein, yielding MISGNLLEKVVKTEIEEVLIEKENVCDCEQCQRDILALTLSSLKPRYAGSKEGRVILESTDISSEQTKMDVVKEILKAVEKVKRTPHHNR
- the nadC gene encoding carboxylating nicotinate-nucleotide diphosphorylase — its product is MNLNKKEVIKIINTALIEDIGTGDITTEAVFDNSKQVRGQLIAKEEGIIAGLEVVELVFKQIDSSIQYKIQIEEGSQVKVGTVIAAISGAADSILTGERVALNFLQRMSAIATKAAEYTSLVADYDVRIVDTRKTTPGLRLLEKYAVRLGGGNNHRFGLYDAVLIKDNHIQAVGSIKKAVKKAKIRIPHTMKIEVEVETLAEVKEALSAGADIIMLDNMSPELMVEAVDIIGSQAITEASGGITADTIIEVAKTGVDIISLGALTHTISALDISLSLGSDSGGKN
- a CDS encoding SLC13 family permease, whose amino-acid sequence is MDNVILAILIFSITYLVIVIEILPKTTIALFSATLMILFKILTQHEAISHIDFNTIGLLIGMMIIIAIIKRTGLFQYLAIKAAKFANGDPMKILLIFAVITAISSALLDNVTTVLLMVPVTLLITDSLEVDPTPFLITQILASNIGGTATMIGDPPNIMIGSATRLGFLDFVINLAPIVLIIFLIIIFIIKKMYKNELSVSQKIKDKILEFDETKSLQNKKLLFKSIFVLGLTILGFGFHQILDIESALVALFGASLLLVISDLEPEKVLEDVEWTTIFFFTGLFVVVGGLEKVGVIESLAHYLLNLTKGNVVLMALLILWVSAISSTIIDNVPFVATMIPLIKTFEATASLEIAPLWWALALGSCLGGNGSLIGASANVVVAGIANKHDTPISFVSYLKVGFPLTLLMMFITSIYLYFRYLV
- a CDS encoding DUF4912 domain-containing protein; this translates as MLKSKEEGLSGAELYEKFLKGQNKNNGYGEQINGGDQNHNFQQVYADKYQLPESYDTNRLILQVKNPGSIFAYWEYTYDKLKEAVVKAGYEGIEKAPLVLRLYDLMDNKQESNHYDINITLEHDNWYLYDLDPDHAYEVDLGVLSDKFHTILKSNQVKTPRNSISDDLDEEWMTVTEKMEKIYTLAGIDELKNYNSIDITHKMKKNINKSHLKTGSSSLEVLRNSD
- a CDS encoding glycoside hydrolase family 57 protein — protein: MSKNQGYLSLVLHAHLPFVRHPEHDNFLEERWLYEAITETYIPLIKNFEELRQDQIDYKLTISLSPTLISMLTDSLLQKRYINHLDQLIKLADREVKRTSNHSQKSKTARMYLDKFKEAKDIFINQYDKNLITAFKEFEELGYLELMICGATHGYLPLMKEYPEAVRAQIELAVNTYKQHFEGEPQGIWLPECGYYPGVDEILADYNLRFFILDTHGLLYATPRPKYGVFAPIYTESGVAAFGRDNKSSKNVWSAEEGYPGDYNYREYYRDIGFDLPFDYIQPYINQKIRVNTGMKYYKITGEDCNLQDKELYDHQKALDRVKTHAKDFIEKQTEQIEKLNDVMDRKPIITAPYDAELFGHWWYEGPDFLNSLIRQLDSDEEIIDLISPSDYLKEYPKNQVCEPPMCSWGANGYNDVWLEESNDWIYRHLHQAADKMIELATEYTDPDQLLERTLNQAARELLLAQSSDWAFIMKTNTMVEYAVKRTKSHIHRFFNLYNQIKTNDIDIDWLEELENKDNIFPNINYSVYSKEN
- the glgA gene encoding glycogen synthase GlgA, with the protein product MDNRLKVLFVSPEVNPFVKTGGLADVAGSLPQALKELGVDIRVVLPEYSQVPDKYCSELEHILHYRTEVGWRDEYVGINTLNNKGVPTYFIDNKNYFYRDTIYGHDDEHIQFAYFCRAVLEMLPKIDFKPDIIHCNDWQSGPLSMMLKENYKKYDFYQDIKTVYTIHNLRYQGKFGKEILEDILALDSVHWESGVVKHDNAVNYMKMGINMSDTINTVSRTYAEEIKTSYFGEGLDYVVRMNADDVYGINNGIDYKKYDPYTDNKIYANYNIDDLEKKVENKRKLQQDMELPVTDVPVISLVSRLVEQKGLDLIGHVIDELMKEEIQFIILGTGESRYEEMFKKIAARYPDKMVAKIKYDSILAQKIYAGSDFFLMPSKYEPCGISQLISLRYGTIPIVRETGGLDDTIQAYDEETGEGNGFSFTDYNAYDMLYTIRRAIKFYNRVSDWQRLIKNAMKSDFSWHNSAKKYLELYQKTIEPVDKRR